The genomic window GGCCGCCGTGCCGGTGAGGTCGACGGTCCGGCTCAGGCGCGTCCAGGAGTCGTCGGCGTGCAGGGCCGCGGCGAAGCTCGTGCCCTCGTACGGCTCGAAGGGGGTCCGTACGCCCGGGTAGTCGCCTGCGGCGCTGCTGCGGAACTGCGGGAACTCGTCCGGCTTCAGGGTGTCGGAGGTGACGGTGTACGCGCCCGCCGCGTCCAGCGAATTGCCCGCGGCGTCCCCGAGGACGGCCTTCGTGCCGGCGAAGGGCCCGGTGCCGGCGAAGCCGGGCGGGGAGGTGAGTCCGGCGCGGCGGTACGCCCCGAGGTAGTACTGGGCGAAGTCGTCGGAGTCGGCGCGGCCGATGTCGACGGCGCCGCCGTTCTCCTCACCGGCGTTGATCAGCTTGCCGCCCTCGTTGACGAAGTCGCGGACGGCGAGCATCACGGGTCCCGACGGCTTTCCCGCGCCGGTGTACCAGACGACGGTGTCGAAGTGGGACAGGACGCCGAGCGCGTGCGGCGTGCCCTGGGTGGCGACGTCCCAGACGGCGGCGCGGTGACCGTTGGCGGCGAGCGCCTGGGTGTAGGCGGCCGGATGCCGGGCGGCGGCGGTGCCTCCCTCCTCGGCGACGACGAGGGTGTCGGCGCGGGGCCGTTCGGCGACGGTGTACGTGAACGGGGTGCTGGAGACCCGCTTGCCGTCCCGGGTGCGGCCGGTGAACCAGACCTCGACCGTGTCGCCGGGCCCCGCGTCCTCGACGTCGGCGCGGTACTGGTCGAAGCGCAGGTTGTCCTCACCGCCGAAGATCTCGCCGCCCTTCCAGGCGCTGAGGTCCTCGTCGTGCGTGCGGCCCCCGTTGATGCGGTAGTTGAGCTCCTTGTCGCGCAGGGACCTGCGGGCCGTGACGGAGACCTCCTGGTCGCCGCGTGCGTACGAGACCGCGAACGCGTCCGGGGTGAAGTCCGGGGCCTCGATGCCGACCGGCGAGGACGGCCGGTCGGGATGGGCGGCGCTCTCGGCGACGGCGAGCGCGAAGGGGATGTTCTTGGCGAACTCCTGCTGGATCAGCTTCTCGTCGTCGGGGAAGGTGAAGACGGAGGCGCAGTCGCCCGGTTCCCAGGGGTCGTCGGGGTCCACCCGGGAGGCGGTGGCGCAGGTCGACATCTCCGGGGTGAACATCATCGTGCCGTTGACGTTGGCGGCATGGCCGTCCGCCTCGCCGTTGGTGGTGTACAGCTCGGAGGAGAGCTGCGGGCGGTAGCCCGGGACGGCGGACTTCTCCGGTGTACCGGCGAGGGACTTGTAGAGGACGTCGTCCGGGGTCGGGGACGCGACCTGCCAGCCGACGCCGTAGAGCAGCAGTTGGGCGGCGGAATGGTAGTTGATGCCGTACTCGAAGCCGATGCGCTTCTGGAAGGCGTCGAGCGCCTTGGTCTCGGGCTCCGAGCCCGGACCCGTACCGCGATAGGTCTCGTCGGCGGGGTCGGGGGACGAACCCTCGTTGTCGTAGCCCCACTTGTAGGCGAAGTTGCGGTTGAGGTCGACGCCGTCGCCCGGGGTGGTCTTCCCGTCGCCGTTGTTGTCGCGGAGGTTCTTGCGCCACTGGCGGTCGCCGTCGGGCGCGTGCGTGTAGTCGTAGCCGTCGGGGTTGGCGGAGAGCACGAACCACAGCTCGCTGCTGTCCACGATGCCGGTGACGCGCGGGTCCTTGCCGTAGTTCGCGAGGTAGTGGTGGAGCAGCCGCCGGGTCATCTCCGGGGTGATCCACTCACGGGCGTGCTGGTTGGAGAGGTAGAGGGTGGCCGGCTTGGCGCCGTCGCGGTACTGCTTGGCGCCCTTGGTGAGCTTGAGGGCGAGGATGTCCTGGCCCTTCAGGCTCTTGCCGATGCTCACGACCTTGGTGAGGGAGGGGTTGGCGCGGGCGGTTTCGAGGATCTCCTCGCGGAGGCCGCCCTTGCCGCTGTACGGGCGGAAGACTCCGTCCCCGGCAGCGGCGACGCGCTGCCGCGCCGCGGCGGGGACGGTGTGCTCGGCCACCGCCACGCCTTGTTCACGCAGGTCACCGGCCTGGTCGTCGGTGAGGTACAGCTCGATGGTGGCGGTGCCCTTGTCGGGTACCTGCTCGGTCAGTTCATGGCTGTCGGCACCGGCCGCGAGGAGAAGTGGCACCTGCGCCTTGGTGACCTTCGCATGCCATACGGAGAGGTCGGCGTCGTCCCCGCCCGCGGGGCCAGGGTCGGCCTGGGCGAGAGGTGCGGATGCGAGTGCGGCGATGAGGAGTGAGGTGGCGGCGAGGATCGATCTCGCGGTGCGTCTCATTGGCCCCCCTTGCTGTCGTCTGTCGCGAAAGAAAACAGATGCCAGGCTCGTCACACCTCATGATCATGTCAATAGCGCCACACCCATGTCGCCGCCTCCGACGCCCACTTGGGGGAACGCCTGCCGCCCCGCTTCCGGGGGGCGCGCCCCCGGACCCCCCGC from Streptomyces sp. FIT100 includes these protein-coding regions:
- a CDS encoding M14 family metallopeptidase; the encoded protein is MRRTARSILAATSLLIAALASAPLAQADPGPAGGDDADLSVWHAKVTKAQVPLLLAAGADSHELTEQVPDKGTATIELYLTDDQAGDLREQGVAVAEHTVPAAARQRVAAAGDGVFRPYSGKGGLREEILETARANPSLTKVVSIGKSLKGQDILALKLTKGAKQYRDGAKPATLYLSNQHAREWITPEMTRRLLHHYLANYGKDPRVTGIVDSSELWFVLSANPDGYDYTHAPDGDRQWRKNLRDNNGDGKTTPGDGVDLNRNFAYKWGYDNEGSSPDPADETYRGTGPGSEPETKALDAFQKRIGFEYGINYHSAAQLLLYGVGWQVASPTPDDVLYKSLAGTPEKSAVPGYRPQLSSELYTTNGEADGHAANVNGTMMFTPEMSTCATASRVDPDDPWEPGDCASVFTFPDDEKLIQQEFAKNIPFALAVAESAAHPDRPSSPVGIEAPDFTPDAFAVSYARGDQEVSVTARRSLRDKELNYRINGGRTHDEDLSAWKGGEIFGGEDNLRFDQYRADVEDAGPGDTVEVWFTGRTRDGKRVSSTPFTYTVAERPRADTLVVAEEGGTAAARHPAAYTQALAANGHRAAVWDVATQGTPHALGVLSHFDTVVWYTGAGKPSGPVMLAVRDFVNEGGKLINAGEENGGAVDIGRADSDDFAQYYLGAYRRAGLTSPPGFAGTGPFAGTKAVLGDAAGNSLDAAGAYTVTSDTLKPDEFPQFRSSAAGDYPGVRTPFEPYEGTSFAAALHADDSWTRLSRTVDLTGTAAAARPTLRFQLSYDTEGDYDNVVVEARTAGQDDWTTLPDANGGTTTGTPAQCEEGFYINGHPFLAHYLTIQGDSCAPTGTTGAWNRFTGSSNGWRPVAVDLSAYAGKQVELSLSYISDPGTGGLGVFADDMSLVIDGTPQDDEGFETSLGPWSVTGPPPGSPGNGAAWGRSPALFHSYAAVTTRDTVLLGFGLEHVASAAERKQVMGRALAALHR